A segment of the Verrucomicrobiota bacterium genome:
CCTTGGAGAAATTCCTTTTTGATGGCCGCGGCATCCGAAGGCGTAAAATCGTGCGCCACAACAATCTGTTTTTCATCAATTGTTTCGAGCGATTCCAGGGTTTCTCCTGCCAGGTTATAAAGAATTCGCCGGGAAACATCCTTGATATCGTTCATCCTTTCTTTGATGAAATCATCATCAATTCTCTGAAACGCATCTATATACTTCTGGGATGTTTTATGGAAAGAAAACTCAACATTCCAGTGGTTTTCTTGCATTTCTGAAATGGTTTCGTCAATCAGCGCAGGGTCTTCCAACACCATAAGATGCGCATCAAATATCTGCGCCTCTTCCTCTCCCAGCCGTTGTGCTACTTGATTGCGAATTTCAGAAATATCATGACGGGTCTTAAGCAAAGCTATTTCGAAACGCTTGATCTCGCTGTCAAACGCCTCCCCACCAACTTCGTAGTTTGGTACATAAAGGTTGTTTTCAACATGGACGAAGACTTTTCCCAACGACACTCCAGGCGCTGCCGCAATGCCTTTAAATATTTGTTCCGTTCCTTGTCCTGATGCCATTTAGGTAGATGAGTTATTTGAGAAAAGATATTCTGCAATAACCAACTGAAGCGCAAAGGTTTTTATCAAATGAAGCTAAAGCGCCGCTAACCTCAATTATTTGAAAGAAGCCCCAGCTCACACACCTGGAAAAACGAGTGTTTGCCCCAAGCATCATGAACCAGGGATTTTAGCGGTTCGATATCTGCATCGTTATCCACAAATGCAAAGCAACAACTTCCACTCCCACTCATCAGGCAGCGGAGACCAGTGACCTCTTCGACCAGGTCAAACAATGCGGGTATTGCGATAAACTTCTCAAAAACAGGTTTCTCAAACGAATTCTTCAGCAAATAGAATATAGGCAGATCCCCGGCCTTCCACCTTTCGATAGCGTTTTCCAAAGAGTCACTTTCGGCATACAATCGGGCATCCTTTGCCAATTGGTTATAGGCCCAACTTGTGGATACTCCAAAATCGGGCTTAAAAATGGCCAGTTTCCGACCTTCAAGAGCTTCAATTAATTCCTTCTTCAGCATTTCAATTCGTTCACCCCGGCCGCGCATCAGCAGCGGTTGACGGTATAGAAACAAAGGACAATCTGAGCCTAAACCGGCTGCAAGATCGCCTAATTCATCAAAACTCAATGGTTCATCAAACAATTGATTCAGAATCAACAACGTGGTCGCCCCATTGCTACTGCCTCCCCCCAGCCCAGCTTCCATAGGGATATTTTTTTCGAGCTCAATCGTGAGGCCAGCCTGAGAATTTATTTTTTCCAGGAAAGATTTGGCCGCTGCTACCACCAGATTTGATTCTCCTGTCGGCACCGCTGGAGCATCGCAAATAAGATCAATCGATCCCGGTTTATCCGATAAGGTGATTGACACATAATCACCGAAAGAGATCGGTGAGACCAAGGATACAAGATCGTGGAATCCGTCCGCCCGTTTGCCGGTCACTGCTATAAGCAGATTTACCTTGGCAGGGGAAAATAATCGGATTGTGCTGTTGGCTTTCATACCCATTACGCTGGTCACCCTTGAGTGTGCCTCAACTGAAAAATTTCCGATAATCACCTTTTATGAAGTCCTGTGAACTTATTTTAGCACTCGATATGGAATCGCGTGATGAAGCCCGTTCCCTGCTACAGGAAATAGGACCCGACCTAAGATGGGTGAAAATTGGCTTACAAATGTTTACCGCCTACGGGCAGGACTGGGTCAACGAGGTATCCGGCCTTGGGTTTAAGATATTCCTCGACCTTAAACTTCACGATATTCCCAACACAGTTGCGAAAGCTGTTCAAAGCCTCAGCCACCTGCCAATTGACATGCTGACTCTCCATAGCAGTGGAGGTATAGAAATGATGTCGGCCGCAAACCAGGTCCGTCGCGATCTAAAACCGGACCTGCTTCTGCTTGGAGTCACTGTGCTTACCACAATGAATGAAGCCCAACTGCGCCGGGTCGGTGTGCCAACCACGCCTCAGAATCAAGTCCACAATCTTGCTGGTGCCGTTGTTGAAGCAGGAATCCCGGGTCTTGTGTGTTCTGCGAAGGAGCTGGATATCCTGGTACCTGATTTTGGAGATAGCCTTCAATTCGTGACACCTGGAATTCGACCAAGCGGCAGCTCAGCAGACGACCAAAAAAGGATAGTCACTCCGGCTCAGGCAGCGGCCAATGGATCCAATTATATTGTTGTTGGAAGGCCGATTTATAAGGCTGAATCTCCTCGAGATGCCGTACAGGCGATAAACGCTGAGCTTGTTTGACCTGAACATGAAAACGGCAGCAATTCTACTGTGCGGAGGGACCAGTAACCGAATGCAAGGG
Coding sequences within it:
- the ispE gene encoding 4-(cytidine 5'-diphospho)-2-C-methyl-D-erythritol kinase, whose amino-acid sequence is MKANSTIRLFSPAKVNLLIAVTGKRADGFHDLVSLVSPISFGDYVSITLSDKPGSIDLICDAPAVPTGESNLVVAAAKSFLEKINSQAGLTIELEKNIPMEAGLGGGSSNGATTLLILNQLFDEPLSFDELGDLAAGLGSDCPLFLYRQPLLMRGRGERIEMLKKELIEALEGRKLAIFKPDFGVSTSWAYNQLAKDARLYAESDSLENAIERWKAGDLPIFYLLKNSFEKPVFEKFIAIPALFDLVEEVTGLRCLMSGSGSCCFAFVDNDADIEPLKSLVHDAWGKHSFFQVCELGLLSNN
- the pyrF gene encoding orotidine-5'-phosphate decarboxylase, coding for MKSCELILALDMESRDEARSLLQEIGPDLRWVKIGLQMFTAYGQDWVNEVSGLGFKIFLDLKLHDIPNTVAKAVQSLSHLPIDMLTLHSSGGIEMMSAANQVRRDLKPDLLLLGVTVLTTMNEAQLRRVGVPTTPQNQVHNLAGAVVEAGIPGLVCSAKELDILVPDFGDSLQFVTPGIRPSGSSADDQKRIVTPAQAAANGSNYIVVGRPIYKAESPRDAVQAINAELV